The sequence ttttccattggtttttggttcggttttcaggtcaaaccaaaaccgaaccagtaatgtcggtttccaattttttttaccataaccaatccattagtaaatggtttggttcggtttcttcctAATCGGTTTGGTTCGGTCCGGTTCcgacggaaaaccgaaaccatgttcaaccCTAAATATACAGTTAGCCACGTCTACAGAGAAGCAAATCAAGCGGCAGATGGTTTAGCAAACCGAGCAGCGAATAATTGTTCCATAGGGAGACTCACGACAACAGTATGGGAACATACAATTCCGCAATCTATTAGTTCTATTGTAATAGCAGACTCTATGAATATTACGTACCCCGTTTAATTTCAGTCTAATTTAATAAATTCCATGcttccaaaaaaagaaaagaaaaaggcttATATGGAAACAAAAACTACCACTTTGGCATACTCCCAAATGAAGTTCTTTACACTGCGGAAGCCGGAAGCattttttggttaaatccgaaTGTATTAAAAACATCAGCTCACATTTCACAAATATCTGCTGCTTCAACCAATGATTTCCTGATGATCGTGTGAGATTACATCACTTGAGCAAAAAACATCAATTCTTTTACTCTGTTGGAACAAGCTGGGGTTCGGATCAGCTGACTGGACGCAGAATTTATCAGAGCTCCGCCTCATGATATTTCTTCAATATTTCCGGTGTAATGCCCCTGATGTTTGGAACTCTTTCTACTAATATTTTATTTCGTTTGAACTGCGTTGCAATAAAGCTGACTAGTGCAACTAAAGAGAAGACACAAATTTAAGGAAGAACCGCACCAAAACCTCTAAACACAAAGACACAAAAGTGAAGGGAATTTTGCCAGTACTCTCGGGCCAGACACCTGTACGATCAGCATTTACTTATTTTCAAACTGAGCAATTTGAAGAGGCTCATCTTCTCAATCAACTTCTGTCACAGGTTAAATGGCTTATATTACAGCTTTAGACTTGAACTAGTCAAATCTAAAGACTGACCCATACAAATAAATTGCAAAACTTATTTGCTAGATTTGGATCTCAAATTGTCCTTGCCATCTTTAAGAAGCTTTACCACACCTCTCATTGTGGGTCTTTCAACTGGATCCTTTAATGTACATTGTAAAGCCACTGACATTACTTTCATCACTTCTTCCCTTGCTGCTGTATACATAATTTCATCAATCAGACTTGGATCAACAATCTCCTCGATGGCATCCTTACTGCTCCATCTGGAACTAACCCACTTAGCTATGCCGGTGTCATCTGGTAATGAAGGATCCAATGCTTTCTTTCTGGTTATCAGTTCAAGCAGAACCACCCCAAAACTGTATACATCCCATTTCTTCATCATCGCCATCGTTGTAGTTGTTGTAAACGCGGTTTCTGGCACACAAGTAGATATCAGAGCCGATTTCAATAAGTTCAAGCTCGGGTTAGAACAATGACAGAAAAGTTCTTAAATTTAACTGGAAAATCAAATTCACAAACTATCTTGACAATATGATGTTTTTGAAGTAGACACGATAACATAGTTTTTGTAGTTTAGGGGCTCTGTCTTTTCACCAGTTGAACAGATTTCTGAACTGCTTCACCAACTCAGACTATATGTTTCTGTGTCTGAACTGTAATTTAGGGGTTCCGAGTCAGTGAAACAGTTCAGAAATCTGTCCAACTACAAGGGTAAGATAATGTTGTTAAGTAAACTACAATGTTAAGAATCTTAATCAACATATGTATTACCTGGTGGAATATATCCAACAGTACCCACGACTGAGATAGAATGAACAGAGGCAGAAGAGTGATCGATGAGCTTCGCAATACCAAAATCGGATATACGTGGCTCCATATCCGAGTCCAAGAGTATGTTCTTAGGTTTAATATCTCGATGCACAATAGTGGGATTACAGTCATAGTGGAGATATTCTATACCGTGAGCTGTCCCCAAAGCTATTTTATAACGAACATCCCAATCAAGAACAGGTTGTGGACTAATTTCATGCAGAACATCATGAAGACTGCCATTCTGCATGTACTTGTACAAGATCAGCCCATAGTCCTTTCTTAACCAGAAATCTTCCAACCTAACAAGATTTCTATGTCTGATCTCCCCAACAGTTTTAATTTCTCTAATCATACTTACACTTGCTCCTTTGTTCTCTATAAATTCAAGCTTCTTTAGCGCGTACACTTCATCCACACTCAATGACGCCTTGAATACAATTCCATGAGCACCTCTGCCAATGATAAATCTCTCATTTAAATTTTCAGTTGCGACCATCACCTTGTTCAGCAGGGATGATGCCCCCTCACCCTCCAACATATCAATTTTCTTTTCTGGATATCTATGTCCCATAAATACAAATGCTAAGATGAGAACCACTAGGACACAGGTTAACAGAGCAGCAAGAGCTATTAGCACAATCTTTATTCTACTGAGGCCTTCATGGTTTGATCGCTGGTCACAAACACTGAAATTTATGAACTTCATGCAACCAAAGCCATTATCAGGATGACAAGAAACACAAAGACCTGCATTTCCcagaaatgaagatgaagaagagtttGGTAATTTCAACAATGTTTCAGGAACCGGGCCAGTGAATTGATTATACGAAACATTCACCTCAATTAACGAATGAAGTTTACCAAGCAGTGACAGGCTTCCCGTTAAATTGTTGAGAGACAAATCCAACCTCTGTAGCATACTCAATTTTACCAACTCCATGGGTATCTCACCTATTAGCCCATTATCGCTGAGATTCAAAGCATACTCTAGGCTGTACAAATCCCCCAGTGAGGACGGAATAGAACCGCCAAATTTATTACCGCCAAACTGAAGCTCTGAAAGCTTTCCAAGTCCTTGCAAGAAATCTGGAATACCACCAGTGAACTGATTTTCACTCACTAACAAGGTGGTCAATTGTCTTAAGCTCTGGAAACTTGATGGGATTGAACCATTTAATGAATTAAATCCTACATCGAGTAAATCCAAATTTACACACTTGGTAATTTCTTGAGGCAAAGGACCTTCCAAATAATTATCCGATAGATACAACTGCTGCAATTCGACAAGATTCCCAACCTCCTGGGGTATAAACCCTGTAAGCTTATTCATAGACAAGTTAATAGAAGTAAGATTGACGCAGTTTCCGAAGCTTGGCGGGATCGTTCCATTAATGAGGTTCCCACTTATGTCTATATATGACAGGTTATGGTTTTTCTCAAAGTCTGGGATGAGACCAGTAAGCTTGTTTTGCTTAAGAATCAATCTTCTCAAAGTCGAGCAGCTTCCAACGCCTGAAGGTATAGTGCCTTCAAATTGATTCAGACCCAGATTAAGAAGTCTTAATTGTTTTCCGAAACAGATATGTGTTGGTATTTCACCGAAAAACTTATTGTTAGTGAGTTCGACCTCAACTAGACTACTATTAATACCCAATGTTTGTGGTATGACTCCAGAGAACTGGTTATCGAAGAGAGAAATATTTTTTAAATGATGCAGTTCAGTGATCTCCAAAGGTAACTCACCAGAAAGACTATTGttataaacaaaaatattttcaagtgttgggattttccaaatgcCTAAAGGTAGCTCGCCACTCAGATTATTAGTAAACAACTGAAGGGTTTTAAGGTTAATCAAGAATCCTAGTTCAGCTGGAATTTCACCTTCAAGCTGattcatatccaaaaataaacttgtcaaggatgtaCAGTTACCTATCTCAGGCGGAATTTTACCAGATAAATGATCTTCATTGAGGTAAAGAAGAGAAAGCTCACTTAACAAGCCAAGGGAAGATGGAATATGACCAGTTAACATATTGTCCACAGCAGCAAAAACTGTAAGTCTACTACAGTTCCCTAAACTAGACGGAATTTCTCCGGATAAACTATTAGAAGACAGAATCAACTGATTAAGATTTTTGCAATTACCCAATCCCAAAGGAATCCTACCTTCTAAGTTATTGTTACTCACATCCATATAAGTTAAATTTTCAAGTCTACTCAAACTATCAGGTAAAAACCCCACCAACCGATTATCATTCAAAACAATCTCTTCTAGTTTGGTACACTCCCCTATTGAATAAGGAATCATTCCAGATACTTGGTTATAACCTAACCACAAAGATATCAACTCAGCAGCTTTTCCTACACTATCTGGGATCAAACCCGTAAAGTTATTTGAATCCAGATAAAGATACTGCAGATTTTGAATATGAAACAGAAATTCAGGTAACACACCACCAAAAGTGTTATCAACAAGCGAAAAGTAACTCAATTGATTCAAATTCCTCAAACTTTCAGGAACTTCACCAGTAAAACCATTTGAAGATATATCCAAGTACTGAAGATTACTACAATTTCCTAACTCATTTGGAATTCTACCGGATAGAAAATTGAGACTCAAATCAATGGTTTCAATGTATCGAAGGTGTCCGATTTCTGGTCCTAGTTGACCCGAAATGGCATAGTTAGATAAATTTAAAGAAATTACATGGTGTTTGCTGCCACATTGAATACCTAACCAGTAACAAGGAGTTGAGTTTGATGAATTCCAGCTTGAGTTGTTGAACAAAGAAAGTAAAGCTTTTCCTTCAGAATTTATAGCAGAAATTCTAGGGAAAGAAATAGAAGCGAAGAAAATGCAGTAAATGAAAAGCGAAGAAGCCATGGAAATGAAGAGGTTCTAGCAGTGAGTGAAGTGTGAAAGTGTGATTTGTGTACCGAAGAAAGTAATGAGTTTCAAGGGCATTTTACCTTTCTTCTTGTTGGAAGCTCAGTGTGAAAAGAGAAGAACTTTGCTTTGGAGTGGGGACCGACCTTGAGGAAGCCATGTTAACCGAGGCTGTCTGCCTGTTTTAATAGTGTTCTGACTGTTGTCTGTGTCTTCACTCTCGTTTTTGTGTGTCAGAATGAAAGAACAGTTGGACTGTTCTAGATTCTTGGTCTAGTGTTCATACTAGGTTCGGTTCTTCTTAATCGaaatgataacatattaaaaacaaagaaaataacgcCTATCGCCTCTACCTCCATACGAGTTACTCTGGACACCACAGTGTCCATCAAAAATACAGCTTTTTTGATGGAAAGCATTGACCGAAGGTCTTTTGACCCTCGACACCAACATCTGTCCCGATATAATTCTTATCCGGAAACTGTTATTCTGCTCCAATATCAAGTTACTGTAAACCCATAGCTTACCTATATAGTTGTAATTGATGAATTTTCGGGTAATATACACCCTCATGTAAtagttccttagtaatttaataaatttcatgcttcaaaaaaaaaagtaatgttAGATACTAGAAGTAATCCGTGCCGTAACGACACTAAATAGTAAATAAAAAACGGGATACTTATATTAATTAGGGACATAGGAAAAAGATAAAAAcgggatttaaatagtaaattGGAGATACCCCATATCCTTCTATTttattaattcctaatctaccccacAAATGATGTTTAGTTAACTAATTACATATTAGTTTATTAATGGTTAGTAAATCAAATGAATTAGAGTCGTTAgtttataaagaagaagaaggtttgaAGGAAAAACCGGAAAAATTATGGTGTTTTAGAAATTGGGTGGAGATGAGTTATTCTACAATTCGATGTTGGTTTGAATGAAGAACCAACACATGAAAATAAACAAGCTGAAGATTTGAAAAGATCTTTGTTAAACCATGGTTAAAACTTGAAAAGTTCGCAGTGTGTACCGGCGTGGTATTCATAGTGGTACCGGCATTGAAATCAAGTCGCCGAGCATGCCGGTAAATTTTGTATATCGCCGGCATTGTATGAGGGTGAACGAAACAATGCCGACAAGAGTAATCAATCAgaatttaactttttttttctcatgTGGCTACGACATTGAGTTTTATTCATCGAGCATGCCGACACATGTATACCGGCATTGTAATAAAAATGTCGAGGATGCCGACACATTTTCTTTCCAGTATTGTTGTCATTCTCAGCTCGACTGGCATGTCCTCCTTCCGGCTTTCAATTTGCATCTTATTTTCGTTCCTGAAGAGCTTGAATTGAATTCTTTAAGCAAGTTTCAGAGTTTTCTCCCCCACTTACAGTTTTGGAATCAAGCATGGacggagccaagggttgactaaccctggctcTAACCCCCCCTAAATTCTAATAATTACATGGAAACCCTCCAAAATTTATGCTATTTTCTGCATTTAGCGCACCTTGTGCTTGGTCTTTAGCCCACTCGGTCCAACATAATTATAAGAAATCTTTTTAGGCCCTCTTAATCTTAATCTCTGGCTCTGCCACTCAATCAAGCACTCGTCAACATCCGTCGGAGTACAAAATGGTGTGAATCAAGGTTCAAGCACTCATAAACCTGTCCAGAAACATGGTTTATCCATGACGTCGAAAAAACGCAATCAGGAAAAACGGGTTCCTCCGTCCAAATATTGCTTCCAATAGCTGTTTTGGCATTGGTAGTcatgtagtttttttttcttgaagcatAGTAATCATGTAGTTGGAAGATGCATCATGCATGGTAATCTCTACATATGGCAAAGCCATATATGGGATTATTGACCCCTCGTCATTAAAATTTTGCAGCTAAAGATGATAACGAGCTAGCATACACTAAGATGGACACTAATATTTCAAGGAAGTTGCTGAGAGTTGGAAAAGAAAGGCCCCCAACACCTCGTGGAAATGGTACGCTACAGTATCAATCAGCCCCTTCTGCGAACTGTTAACTTTCGAAgtctattattggggcgtcacatttcaATAGAAGGGCTTCACTCATGATATTAATGTCTATTTAGTTGGTTAGGGGGTGTTCTGAAGACATTTAAAAAGTCTAAATAGTCATTCCATCAATTTAAACCTaatcaataaaagaaaaaactaaaatcaaaatcagattttcTTTTATCTCAGTGATGGGATCGACGAGAACCCAACAAAAAATTGATAATCAATAACTCAATAAGAAAACCAACATCAACCCAATGGTTTTCGATGTTTGATTCGGCACAAACTTGTATGATTTTCCTTGGTTAGTATTAAAAAtggttttattttttcaaatagTTAGGAAAATTAGATTtccaaaaccagttacggttaagTATCCTCAATTTTCTAACCGTAATTTTGTTCTCAGAAGCTGTTACggttagaaaaataaaaacttcTAACCGtaatatgaaaaataaataaatacagatATACTTACGGTTAGAAACCTAACCGTAAATATTATTATGGTTAAGTTCGATTCTCAAAAAGCTAACCGGATTggggaaaaacattttcaagttTTAAAAATTAGTTACGGCTGGGTTGTTTAAAATATACCAACCGGAAGTTGTCAACCGTAACATACTTAcgatttgttttgcttttatggaGTTAATAGTAGATTCTCTTGATATGAATCCATGCAAGAAGGGAACACGAGGAGTTTTTATTGCCTGTTCAAAATTCTTAATATCCACTTGGCTGCTTCCAATTGGCTATCTATAGTAGCCTGTACGTGTTTAACATGATGCGAAATTCATACCGTCCGTCCATCTGGCAAAATATAATTCTTCATGAATGTATATGTTTATCCAAGGAGGTATTTATCCATTATACGTGCTTATCTTTTGATTTGATTCAGTTAGTGGATCAGCCATCCAAAGCTTCACATACGACACATTATAGTTGTCCATCCAAAACTCATTCGAAAATATAACAGCGTAAATAAATCTACAGTTGATTTTTTTCTGAAACCCAACCGTAACTGGTGTTTTTCCCGAATGTGTTTCTCCCAATTTTCCTTAGTTATGGTTGGGACTTCATCCATACCTAACCGTAATTTCTTTGGATACGGTTGGGACTTCATCTTTACCTAACCGTAAATTTGTCTTACGATTCGTTATGAAGAACCCAatcgttgtagttgcaggaaatcctacactacactttTCATGTAACTTCatcattgatcaactcattttaggtttatattcttaattttattgattgatctttggatgttcttacaagaaaagataaagaactcaaaAATGATCTCTGCCCTAaactttttctctctcttctttacttGATTCTTACTCAGAAAAAACCTCCATTctctttacaattcgaacgactatttataaggaaatacatagtggatgacagctaatatgtcccttattttcgggtatggtttgcgacattctcgcaaccttacagatgttaatttcgcaaactctctaattttcgcaggattatcatatctttctcgtgatcttagctgacgtcatttattttatcatttctgaaattgttctgcgacgctgttgtattgtgtcattgataatttcgctgaaacattgtcattgcgagattctgatcctacatcttgcctcttctcatatcttctctacaaagtagagaagatgtgagaaatgccgcagctgttcatcttttcatattctacatttatcacatgtactctctcttccatttatttcttgacacgtcttctgtaaccgctgcttttcaaccgctcacgtcttttcgtcttaatggtatttatttcttcgagtaaaaaatatcctttatatactcttcttaccccctttttccacttttcttttttactttctcttctatttttattctctcatctctgcaactctgttatccttctgcaaattctgctgctgtaattttttcttccttcaatccttttactttttatacattcccatactctatattcaaacatggctccaagtggtcatagatatgagaagaatttacaagatgtccaaaaagatcttgctgataaaggtttcacactctccaccattcctggtgagaataccaaatcaattctttctgtcaagcttttctctgatcaatattgtgatgctcaatcaatcataatttcgctatgtcagattctcgcaggtctccatattcctctttataacccagatcttcctttattttatgaaattctcgctcattcgggattttcgcgagccatcttccaactgagtggggattgcatccgtctgatgctagagtttgccaatcgtggtgctggtagaggatctttgtattccaaagaacttagggatcctaaattcgcaaacctagagatagttgctgagaagtatacagtggcgaatttctttgagaactatgaacttatctccatgaagaaagagaatactcgctggggtgttcgcttaaaaaggaaagatgacattgatgaagccaaaattcttatgcaagatattgattggcattctggtaaaaacacaactcctcgccaatccaaagatgataaatggtatgtttttcctttaatactaaaaggaccctacattgttgggtcaaatattcttcatgcagatctcgctgcttatcaaccttgggttttctcttggcccgagaaggagaaagaggtatgtttttcccctttaactcattttatatttctttattgattttttctattctgttcgctaactcttgcgacattccgcagatccaaaaactgaaagatagttataacaggactgggaaatctagtactctgttagctcttcgctcatacacagatgaggtaagaaattttctcttatgattttaaatagtattgttacttacatgcttccatttcttatttctatctgtgtgtgaagattattgctgaagtagaagaatttgTTGatattgcgaagattggtgataaaggtaaaggtgctcttcgcagggaaaaatcaactggtcctcctccaaagaaaaggaaagttcgttcttcttccccttcaaatattcctcctcacgaaaattctgaaagtgataagggtgatgaggacaacgatgatattgctgcaagtgaagattctccacctgaatcttctatggctaagttatctggctttttttctgattctctacacgggatgggagataaccaattcgcagatacctgcaaagatctcgctaccctttgcgatgttcctttattggat comes from Papaver somniferum cultivar HN1 chromosome 7, ASM357369v1, whole genome shotgun sequence and encodes:
- the LOC113297762 gene encoding receptor-like protein kinase — encoded protein: MASSLFIYCIFFASISFPRISAINSEGKALLSLFNNSSWNSSNSTPCYWLGIQCGSKHHVISLNLSNYAISGQLGPEIGHLRYIETIDLSLNFLSGRIPNELGNCSNLQYLDISSNGFTGEVPESLRNLNQLSYFSLVDNTFGGVLPEFLFHIQNLQYLYLDSNNFTGLIPDSVGKAAELISLWLGYNQVSGMIPYSIGECTKLEEIVLNDNRLVGFLPDSLSRLENLTYMDVSNNNLEGRIPLGLGNCKNLNQLILSSNSLSGEIPSSLGNCSRLTVFAAVDNMLTGHIPSSLGLLSELSLLYLNEDHLSGKIPPEIGNCTSLTSLFLDMNQLEGEIPAELGFLINLKTLQLFTNNLSGELPLGIWKIPTLENIFVYNNSLSGELPLEITELHHLKNISLFDNQFSGVIPQTLGINSSLVEVELTNNKFFGEIPTHICFGKQLRLLNLGLNQFEGTIPSGVGSCSTLRRLILKQNKLTGLIPDFEKNHNLSYIDISGNLINGTIPPSFGNCVNLTSINLSMNKLTGFIPQEVGNLVELQQLYLSDNYLEGPLPQEITKCVNLDLLDVGFNSLNGSIPSSFQSLRQLTTLLVSENQFTGGIPDFLQGLGKLSELQFGGNKFGGSIPSSLGDLYSLEYALNLSDNGLIGEIPMELVKLSMLQRLDLSLNNLTGSLSLLGKLHSLIEVNVSYNQFTGPVPETLLKLPNSSSSSFLGNAGLCVSCHPDNGFGCMKFINFSVCDQRSNHEGLSRIKIVLIALAALLTCVLVVLILAFVFMGHRYPEKKIDMLEGEGASSLLNKVMVATENLNERFIIGRGAHGIVFKASLSVDEVYALKKLEFIENKGASVSMIREIKTVGEIRHRNLVRLEDFWLRKDYGLILYKYMQNGSLHDVLHEISPQPVLDWDVRYKIALGTAHGIEYLHYDCNPTIVHRDIKPKNILLDSDMEPRISDFGIAKLIDHSSASVHSISVVGTVGYIPPETAFTTTTTMAMMKKWDVYSFGVVLLELITRKKALDPSLPDDTGIAKWVSSRWSSKDAIEEIVDPSLIDEIMYTAAREEVMKVMSVALQCTLKDPVERPTMRGVVKLLKDGKDNLRSKSSK